A genome region from Brachymonas denitrificans includes the following:
- a CDS encoding enoyl-CoA hydratase/isomerase family protein, with amino-acid sequence MTQARQWATTDVLEEVRGGVGFITLNRSKALNALSLAMVRAMYEILLDWKDNPAVKAIAIRGSNKEGPFGAFCAGGDIRFFHEQAEHGNPEIEDFFTEEYTLNNLIPNLGKPYIAFMDGIVMGGGMGISQGGTDRILTERTRMAMPETLIGLFPDVGGGYFLSRCPGHTGEWLGLAGDHVMGGDGLSIGWGDHFLSSSRQAEVWQALGEQDFSSGEAARQWLRGQCEPAPAVSEAFTKAREEAEQFFGAGDFNAILKALEAATDNAWAQKTAQALRKRSPLMLHVVFEQIRRARGMTLAEDLRMERDLVRHCFFPQHMGRKAVSSEIIEGIRALVVDKDNNPQWDPPRVEDVTPEMIEAFFESPWPASVHPLASLK; translated from the coding sequence ATGACGCAAGCGAGACAATGGGCCACCACGGACGTGCTGGAAGAAGTACGAGGTGGTGTCGGTTTCATCACCCTCAACCGTTCGAAGGCGCTCAATGCCTTGTCGCTCGCCATGGTGCGCGCCATGTACGAGATCCTGCTGGACTGGAAGGACAACCCGGCAGTCAAGGCCATCGCGATCCGCGGCAGCAACAAGGAAGGCCCCTTCGGCGCCTTCTGTGCCGGTGGCGACATCCGCTTTTTCCATGAGCAGGCCGAGCATGGCAACCCCGAGATCGAGGACTTCTTCACCGAGGAATACACCCTCAACAATCTGATCCCGAACCTGGGCAAGCCCTATATCGCCTTCATGGACGGCATTGTGATGGGTGGCGGCATGGGCATCAGCCAGGGCGGTACCGACCGCATCCTGACAGAGCGCACGCGCATGGCCATGCCCGAGACCCTGATCGGCCTGTTCCCCGATGTGGGTGGCGGCTATTTCCTGAGCCGTTGCCCGGGCCACACAGGAGAGTGGCTGGGTCTGGCTGGCGACCACGTGATGGGCGGCGACGGTCTGAGCATCGGCTGGGGTGACCATTTCCTTTCCAGCAGCCGCCAGGCTGAAGTGTGGCAGGCGCTGGGCGAGCAGGACTTTTCGTCCGGTGAGGCGGCCCGGCAATGGCTGCGCGGCCAGTGCGAACCGGCTCCCGCCGTGAGCGAGGCTTTTACCAAGGCGCGCGAGGAGGCCGAGCAATTCTTCGGTGCCGGCGATTTCAACGCCATCCTGAAGGCTCTGGAGGCCGCTACCGACAACGCATGGGCACAGAAAACCGCCCAGGCACTGCGCAAGCGTTCGCCGCTGATGCTGCATGTGGTGTTCGAGCAGATCCGCCGCGCCCGCGGCATGACGCTGGCCGAAGACCTGCGCATGGAGCGTGATCTGGTGCGCCACTGCTTCTTCCCGCAGCACATGGGCCGCAAGGCGGTGAGCAGCGAAATCATCGAGGGCATCCGCGCCCTGGTGGTGGACAAGGACAACAACCCGCAGTGGGATCCCCCGCGCGTCGAGGACGTCACGCCCGAGATGATCGAGGCCTTTTTCGAGAGCCCCTGGCCGGCCAGCGTGCACCCGCTCGCATCCCTGAAGTAA
- a CDS encoding DMT family transporter, whose product MSHRRAVVVMTLATLLWATAGVFTRQITGAQGFEITFWRSVLALASMLLLLRWWRGPGFFGRIPWREPVLWLSGLCWATMFTAFMMALSFTTVANVLVLSALGPVFTALVNRFVLGNPLPRRTWMAIATAGAGIFYIYAAQLTLGHDRKLIGSLIALLVPVGASAQWILMQREQQRVRRLTPQRLTTELLIEQGVMPDQGSKAQVLPTEDVLPQQMPAPAIRDMVPALLIGAALSALICLPFAIPFQATLADMGWLALLGMVQLAIPCSMAVVASRVLHAPELSLLALLEIIFGILLTWWGAGEIPGPNVAIGGALVIVALALNEILGWRQSE is encoded by the coding sequence ATGAGCCACCGGCGCGCGGTTGTCGTGATGACGCTGGCCACGCTGCTGTGGGCTACGGCGGGGGTGTTCACGCGCCAGATCACGGGGGCACAGGGTTTCGAGATCACCTTCTGGCGCAGCGTGCTGGCGCTGGCTTCCATGCTGCTGTTGCTTCGCTGGTGGCGCGGGCCGGGATTTTTCGGCCGCATTCCATGGCGCGAACCGGTGCTGTGGCTGTCCGGTTTGTGCTGGGCCACCATGTTTACCGCCTTCATGATGGCGCTGAGTTTTACCACCGTGGCCAACGTGCTGGTGCTTTCGGCGCTCGGGCCGGTATTCACGGCGCTGGTGAACCGCTTCGTACTCGGCAACCCCTTGCCGCGCCGCACCTGGATGGCCATTGCGACGGCAGGAGCTGGAATTTTCTACATCTACGCCGCGCAGCTTACCTTGGGGCACGATCGCAAGCTGATCGGTTCGCTGATTGCGCTGTTGGTTCCGGTGGGCGCTTCCGCGCAATGGATCCTGATGCAGCGCGAGCAGCAGCGCGTTCGTAGACTGACGCCACAGCGGCTTACGACCGAATTGCTGATCGAGCAGGGCGTTATGCCGGATCAAGGGAGCAAGGCGCAAGTGCTACCAACAGAAGACGTCCTGCCTCAACAGATGCCCGCTCCGGCCATCCGCGACATGGTTCCTGCACTGCTGATCGGCGCCGCGCTTTCGGCACTGATATGTCTGCCATTTGCCATTCCCTTTCAGGCCACTCTTGCGGACATGGGCTGGCTCGCGTTGCTCGGCATGGTGCAGTTGGCCATTCCTTGCAGCATGGCGGTGGTGGCTTCGCGCGTATTGCATGCACCGGAACTGTCGCTTCTGGCTTTGCTCGAGATAATTTTTGGCATACTTCTGACTTGGTGGGGTGCGGGCGAAATTCCTGGCCCCAACGTAGCCATCGGCGGCGCGCTGGTCATAGTCGCGCTCGCCCTCAATGAAATCCTCGGATGGAGACAATCGGAATGA
- the typA gene encoding translational GTPase TypA: MSTQIRNIAIIAHVDHGKTTMVDQLLRQSGTFADHEKVVDTVMDNNAIERERGITILAKNCAVSWEGTHINVIDTPGHADFGGEVERALSMVDGVVLLIDAQEGPMPQTRFVTKKALALGLKPIVVVNKVDKPGADPDKVINAAFDLFDKLGATDEQLDFPVVYASGINGWSSLEEGVPGEQWGKDMSALFNTILKHVPSHEGDASEPLQLQISAIDFSTFVGRIGVGRVNSGTVRPGMDVLVMEGPDGKQTKGRINQVLTFEGLDRVQVKEARPGDIVLINGIDEIGIGVTVTDVNDPRPLPMLKVDEPTLTMNFCVNTSPLAGREGKFVTSRQIWDRLQKELQANMALRVKETNEDGIFEVSGRGELHLTILLENMRREGYELAVSKPRVVFREIDGVLCEPIELVTADIEEGHQGGVMQALGERKGELVNMEPDGRGRVRLEYRIPARGLIGFTNEFLNLTRGSGLIANIFDGYEEHRGEIGSRKNGVLISMDDGEIFTYALGKLDDRGRMFVKAGDPVYEGMIVGIHSRDNDLVVNATRTKQLTNFRVSGKEDAIKITPPIELTLEYGVEFIEDDELVEITPKSIRLRKRHLKEHERKRASRESAV, encoded by the coding sequence ATGAGTACCCAAATCCGCAATATCGCCATCATCGCCCACGTCGACCATGGCAAGACCACGATGGTCGACCAGCTCCTGCGCCAGTCCGGCACCTTTGCCGATCACGAAAAAGTCGTCGACACCGTGATGGACAACAACGCCATCGAGCGCGAGCGTGGCATCACCATCCTGGCCAAGAACTGCGCCGTGAGCTGGGAAGGCACCCACATCAACGTGATCGACACCCCCGGCCACGCGGACTTCGGTGGCGAGGTGGAGCGCGCGCTGTCCATGGTGGACGGCGTGGTGCTGCTGATCGACGCCCAGGAAGGCCCGATGCCGCAGACACGCTTCGTGACCAAGAAGGCGCTGGCGCTGGGCCTAAAGCCCATCGTGGTGGTGAACAAGGTCGACAAGCCGGGCGCCGATCCGGACAAGGTGATCAACGCCGCTTTCGACCTGTTCGACAAGCTGGGCGCGACTGATGAGCAGCTGGACTTCCCGGTGGTGTACGCTTCCGGCATCAACGGCTGGTCGTCGCTGGAAGAGGGCGTGCCGGGCGAGCAGTGGGGCAAGGATATGTCGGCCCTGTTCAACACCATCCTGAAGCATGTGCCGTCGCACGAAGGGGATGCCAGCGAGCCGCTGCAGCTGCAGATTTCTGCCATCGATTTCTCGACCTTCGTGGGCCGCATCGGCGTGGGCCGTGTCAACTCCGGCACCGTGCGCCCCGGCATGGATGTGCTGGTGATGGAAGGCCCGGACGGCAAGCAGACCAAGGGCCGCATCAACCAGGTGCTGACCTTCGAGGGTCTGGACCGCGTGCAGGTCAAGGAAGCCCGTCCCGGCGACATCGTGCTGATCAACGGGATCGACGAGATCGGCATCGGCGTGACCGTGACCGACGTCAACGATCCGCGCCCGCTGCCCATGCTGAAGGTCGACGAGCCGACGCTGACCATGAACTTCTGCGTCAACACCAGCCCGCTGGCCGGCCGCGAAGGCAAGTTCGTGACCAGCCGCCAGATCTGGGACCGTCTGCAGAAGGAACTGCAGGCCAACATGGCGCTGCGCGTGAAGGAAACCAACGAGGACGGCATTTTCGAAGTGTCCGGCCGTGGTGAACTGCACCTGACCATCCTGCTGGAAAACATGCGCCGCGAAGGCTACGAGCTGGCCGTGTCCAAGCCGCGCGTGGTGTTCCGCGAAATTGACGGCGTGCTGTGCGAGCCGATCGAGCTGGTCACCGCCGACATCGAGGAAGGCCACCAGGGCGGCGTGATGCAGGCCCTGGGCGAGCGCAAGGGCGAACTGGTGAACATGGAGCCGGACGGCCGTGGCCGTGTGCGCCTCGAATACCGCATTCCGGCGCGCGGCCTGATCGGCTTCACCAACGAATTCCTGAACCTGACGCGCGGTTCCGGCCTGATCGCCAACATCTTTGACGGCTACGAGGAGCACCGTGGCGAGATCGGCAGCCGCAAGAACGGCGTGCTGATTTCCATGGATGATGGCGAAATCTTCACCTACGCGCTGGGCAAGCTGGACGACCGCGGCCGCATGTTCGTGAAGGCCGGCGACCCGGTGTATGAAGGCATGATCGTCGGCATCCACAGCCGCGACAACGACCTGGTGGTGAACGCCACGCGCACCAAGCAGCTGACCAACTTCCGCGTGAGCGGCAAGGAAGACGCGATCAAGATCACGCCGCCGATCGAGCTGACGCTGGAATACGGCGTGGAGTTCATCGAGGACGACGAGCTGGTGGAGATCACGCCCAAGAGCATCCGCCTGCGCAAGCGTCATCTGAAAGAGCACGAACGCAAGCGCGCCAGTCGCGAGAGCGCCGTCTGA
- the truB gene encoding tRNA pseudouridine(55) synthase TruB, with amino-acid sequence MTAAPRTRVQRRPVHGVVLLDKPLGLSSNQALQKVKWLLRAEKAGHTGTLDPLATGVLPLCFGAATKFSQMHLDADKAYEATLRLGITTTTGDAEGEVLQEQPVAVSDADIAAVLERFTGAQQQVPPMHSALKKDGKALYEYARAGETVERPARSITVFRLERQAVPENILQAHPEGTVIKLYAAVSKGTYIRTLAEDIGAALGCGAHLIGLRRVQTGVFGLEGCVTLEALEAMNEAERLQALQPVDILLTGHAPVMLAADDAARFLTGLRRRGTWPDADHLAVYGPPPAPGVAVERVLLGTAHAHAGQLIPTRLLSPLEITQALAQHPPDLPA; translated from the coding sequence ATGACTGCTGCTCCACGTACCAGGGTGCAGCGCCGCCCTGTGCATGGGGTGGTGTTGCTCGACAAACCGCTCGGACTGTCCAGCAACCAGGCCTTGCAGAAGGTCAAGTGGCTGCTGCGCGCCGAGAAGGCCGGCCATACCGGCACGCTCGATCCGCTGGCCACCGGCGTGCTGCCGCTGTGCTTTGGCGCGGCGACCAAGTTCAGCCAGATGCATCTCGATGCCGACAAAGCCTACGAGGCGACGCTGCGTCTGGGCATTACCACGACCACCGGCGATGCCGAGGGCGAGGTGTTGCAGGAGCAGCCGGTTGCCGTGAGCGATGCCGATATCGCTGCCGTGCTTGAGCGTTTCACGGGCGCGCAGCAGCAGGTGCCACCCATGCATTCGGCCCTCAAGAAGGACGGCAAGGCGCTGTACGAATACGCGCGTGCCGGCGAGACGGTGGAACGACCGGCACGCTCTATCACCGTGTTCCGCCTGGAGCGCCAGGCAGTGCCGGAGAACATCCTGCAGGCTCATCCCGAGGGCACCGTCATCAAGCTGTATGCCGCCGTCAGCAAGGGCACCTACATCCGCACGCTGGCCGAAGACATCGGCGCCGCACTTGGCTGTGGCGCCCACCTGATCGGCCTGCGCCGCGTGCAGACCGGCGTGTTCGGTCTGGAGGGCTGCGTCACGCTGGAAGCGCTCGAAGCCATGAACGAGGCGGAGCGCCTGCAGGCGTTGCAGCCGGTGGACATTCTGCTCACCGGCCATGCTCCTGTCATGCTCGCTGCAGATGATGCAGCACGCTTTCTGACCGGCCTGCGCCGTCGCGGCACATGGCCGGATGCCGACCACCTTGCTGTGTACGGACCGCCGCCTGCGCCCGGTGTTGCCGTGGAGCGTGTGTTGCTGGGCACCGCCCATGCCCACGCCGGCCAGCTGATTCCGACTCGGCTGCTGAGCCCGCTCGAAATCACCCAGGCCTTGGCGCAGCACCCTCCCGACTTGCCGGCCTGA
- the rbfA gene encoding 30S ribosome-binding factor RbfA produces MAQKKSPTNRSYKVSDQIQRDLAELIARELKDPRVGMITLQGVEVTPDYAHAKVYFSVLTGDPVQTEEALNHAAGHLRNGLFKRLHIHTVPTLHFIYDRTQERAADMNALIAKAVSSRSKDEE; encoded by the coding sequence ATGGCACAGAAGAAATCCCCGACCAACCGCAGCTACAAGGTTTCCGACCAGATCCAGCGCGATCTGGCGGAACTGATCGCGCGCGAGCTCAAGGATCCCCGCGTCGGCATGATCACGCTGCAGGGCGTGGAAGTCACGCCTGACTACGCCCATGCCAAGGTGTACTTCAGCGTGCTCACCGGCGACCCGGTGCAGACCGAGGAAGCCCTCAACCACGCGGCCGGCCATCTGCGCAACGGCCTGTTCAAGCGCCTGCACATCCATACCGTGCCGACGCTGCACTTCATCTACGACCGCACGCAGGAGCGCGCGGCCGACATGAACGCACTGATTGCCAAGGCAGTCTCTTCCCGTTCCAAAGACGAGGAATAA
- the infB gene encoding translation initiation factor IF-2, whose amino-acid sequence MTNTTVAEFAAELNKTPQALLDQLQSAGVNKNAASDTLSESDKLKLRDYLRAAHGTGAERKKIVLTKKSTSEIKQADATGRARTIQVEVRKKRTLIKRDEYEAEVTEAAAPAAPAVDTEELLRREEEARRQAELIRRQEEELAERRRQREEQEAREAEERARAEAEAAAQARAAAEAEAARKAAEPVDPEKARAEARARAEAEVAAIQSARAASAEREAAAREAAEARQRAAADAKAQAEAAVAEAKAKAEAERQARVDEEAKRAKELEERRRKALAEAEAIRAMMNAPAKVLTAKKPEEPKPAKGTLHKPAAKADAKPAPKAGATAAPAAGAGAKEVKSAKLSSSWAGDGDSKKKGEIKTRGDTSAGNRGGGNWRSGPRGGGRRNDRGRDERREPQAPAEFKQLEIHVPETITVAELAHKMAIKASEVIKVLMKLGQMVTINQPLDQDTAMIVVEEMGHVAVQAALDDPEAFTQEEVEAQNAELLPRAPVVTVMGHVDHGKTSLLDYIRRAKVAAAEAGGITQHIGAYHVKTERGIVTFLDTPGHEAFTAMRARGAQATDIVILVCASDDGVMPQTREAIKHAKAAGVPIVVALTKADKPEANPERVKGELVAEEVVPEEFGGDSPFVAVSSKTGMGIDELLENVLLQAEVLELKAPIDAMAKGLVVEAQLDKGRGPVATVLVQSGTLKTGDVVLAGQTWGRVRAMNDENGKPTKSAGPSIPVEIQGLTEVPQAGDEFQVLADERRAREIATYRSGKFRDTKLAKQQAAKLENMFANMEAGEVKTLPIIIKADVQGSQEALASSLIKLSTDEVKVQVVYAAVGGISESDINLAIASNAVVIGFNTRADANARKAAEGNGIDIRYYNIIYDAVDDVKAAMSGMLTPDKKEEIIGHAEIRTVFVASKIGTVAGCMVTSGHVTRSANFRLLRDNVVIYTGELDSLKRMKDDVREVKEGFECGIKLKNYNDIKEGDQLEFFEVKEVARTL is encoded by the coding sequence ATGACAAATACAACCGTCGCCGAATTTGCAGCAGAACTGAACAAGACGCCGCAGGCCCTGCTGGACCAGCTCCAGAGCGCCGGCGTGAACAAGAACGCCGCCTCCGATACCCTGAGCGAGTCCGACAAGCTGAAGCTGCGTGATTACCTGCGTGCCGCCCACGGAACGGGCGCCGAGCGCAAGAAGATCGTGCTGACCAAGAAGTCCACCAGCGAGATCAAGCAGGCCGACGCAACCGGCCGTGCCCGCACCATCCAGGTGGAAGTGCGCAAGAAGCGCACGCTGATCAAGCGTGACGAATACGAGGCCGAAGTTACCGAGGCTGCTGCACCCGCCGCTCCTGCCGTGGATACGGAAGAGCTGCTGCGCCGCGAGGAAGAAGCCCGCCGCCAGGCCGAGCTGATCCGCCGCCAGGAGGAAGAGCTGGCCGAGCGCCGCCGCCAGCGCGAAGAGCAGGAAGCGCGCGAAGCCGAGGAGCGTGCCCGTGCCGAAGCCGAGGCTGCTGCCCAGGCGCGCGCCGCTGCCGAGGCTGAAGCGGCCCGCAAGGCCGCCGAGCCGGTGGATCCGGAAAAGGCCCGTGCCGAAGCCCGCGCCCGCGCCGAGGCCGAAGTGGCTGCCATCCAGAGTGCACGTGCTGCCAGCGCCGAGCGTGAAGCGGCTGCGCGTGAGGCTGCCGAAGCACGCCAGCGCGCTGCTGCCGATGCCAAGGCCCAGGCGGAAGCTGCCGTGGCCGAAGCCAAGGCCAAGGCCGAGGCCGAGCGCCAGGCACGCGTGGACGAGGAAGCCAAGCGCGCCAAGGAACTGGAAGAGCGTCGCCGCAAGGCCCTGGCCGAGGCAGAAGCCATCCGTGCCATGATGAATGCGCCGGCCAAGGTGCTGACGGCCAAGAAGCCGGAAGAACCCAAGCCTGCCAAGGGCACGCTGCACAAGCCGGCTGCCAAGGCCGATGCCAAGCCCGCCCCCAAGGCGGGTGCCACAGCCGCTCCCGCCGCTGGCGCAGGCGCCAAGGAAGTCAAATCCGCCAAGCTTTCCTCCAGCTGGGCCGGCGACGGCGACAGCAAGAAGAAGGGCGAAATCAAGACCCGTGGCGACACCTCTGCCGGCAACCGTGGCGGTGGCAACTGGCGCTCCGGCCCGCGTGGCGGCGGTCGCCGCAACGACCGTGGCCGTGACGAGCGTCGCGAGCCGCAGGCACCGGCCGAGTTCAAGCAGCTCGAGATCCACGTGCCCGAGACCATCACCGTGGCCGAACTGGCACACAAGATGGCCATCAAGGCCTCCGAAGTGATCAAGGTGCTGATGAAGCTGGGCCAGATGGTCACCATCAACCAGCCGCTGGACCAGGACACCGCCATGATCGTGGTGGAAGAAATGGGCCATGTGGCGGTGCAGGCGGCGCTGGACGATCCGGAAGCTTTCACCCAAGAAGAGGTGGAAGCACAAAATGCCGAACTGCTGCCGCGCGCCCCGGTCGTGACCGTGATGGGACACGTTGACCACGGCAAGACCTCGCTGCTGGACTACATCCGCCGCGCCAAGGTTGCGGCCGCAGAAGCTGGCGGCATCACGCAGCACATTGGTGCCTACCACGTCAAGACCGAGCGTGGCATCGTCACCTTCCTGGATACTCCCGGCCACGAGGCGTTTACTGCCATGCGTGCCCGCGGTGCCCAGGCAACCGACATCGTGATTCTGGTCTGTGCGTCCGACGACGGCGTGATGCCGCAGACGCGTGAAGCCATCAAACACGCCAAGGCGGCCGGTGTGCCGATCGTGGTCGCACTGACCAAGGCAGACAAGCCCGAAGCAAACCCCGAGCGCGTCAAGGGCGAACTGGTGGCCGAAGAAGTGGTGCCGGAAGAATTCGGTGGCGACTCGCCGTTCGTTGCCGTGTCCAGCAAGACCGGCATGGGCATCGACGAGCTGCTCGAGAACGTGCTGCTGCAGGCTGAAGTGCTGGAACTGAAGGCGCCGATCGATGCCATGGCCAAGGGCCTGGTGGTGGAAGCCCAGCTCGACAAGGGCCGCGGTCCGGTCGCCACCGTGCTGGTGCAGTCCGGTACGCTCAAGACCGGCGACGTGGTGCTGGCTGGGCAGACCTGGGGCCGTGTGCGGGCCATGAACGACGAAAACGGCAAGCCGACCAAGTCGGCCGGCCCGTCCATCCCGGTGGAAATCCAGGGCCTGACCGAAGTGCCGCAGGCCGGCGACGAATTCCAGGTGCTGGCCGACGAGCGCCGTGCGCGCGAAATCGCCACCTACCGTTCCGGCAAGTTCCGCGATACCAAGCTGGCCAAGCAACAGGCCGCCAAGCTGGAAAACATGTTCGCCAACATGGAGGCGGGCGAGGTCAAGACCCTGCCCATCATCATCAAGGCCGACGTGCAGGGTTCGCAGGAAGCGCTGGCATCCTCGCTCATCAAGCTGTCCACCGACGAAGTCAAGGTGCAGGTGGTGTACGCGGCCGTGGGTGGTATCAGCGAAAGCGATATCAACCTGGCCATCGCTTCCAACGCGGTGGTGATCGGCTTCAACACGCGTGCCGACGCCAACGCCCGCAAGGCGGCCGAAGGCAACGGCATCGACATCCGCTACTACAACATCATCTACGACGCCGTGGATGACGTGAAGGCGGCCATGAGCGGCATGCTGACGCCGGACAAGAAGGAAGAGATCATTGGTCACGCCGAGATTCGTACCGTGTTCGTGGCGTCCAAGATCGGTACCGTGGCGGGCTGTATGGTCACCTCCGGCCATGTCACGCGCAGCGCGAACTTCCGCCTGCTGCGCGACAACGTGGTGATCTATACCGGCGAGCTGGACTCCCTCAAGCGCATGAAGGACGATGTGCGCGAGGTCAAGGAAGGCTTCGAGTGCGGTATCAAGCTCAAGAACTACAACGACATCAAGGAAGGCGACCAGCTCGAATTCTTCGAAGTCAAGGAAGTGGCGCGTACGCTGTAA
- the nusA gene encoding transcription termination factor NusA, which translates to MNRELLMLVEAIAREKNVERDVVFGAIEMALAQATKKLYNGEVDIRVAIDRESGEYETFRRWLVVPNEAGLQNPDAEELLMDAEDRIADIAVGDFIEEQVESVPIGRIGAMTAKQVVLQRIRDAEREMLLREFMERGEKIFTGTVKRMDKGDLIVESGRVEGRLRRSETIPKENFRTGDRIRAMIMEVDTTLRGAPILLSRSAPEFMVELFRQEVPEIEQGLLEIKSCARDPGSRAKIAVVAHDQRIDPIGTCVGVRGSRVTAVTNELAGERVDIVLWSEDPAQFVIGALAPANVQSIVVDEEKHAMDVVVDEENLAVAIGRGGQNVRLASDLTGWKINIMDAAESAEKQANEQHELRTLFMSKLDVDEEIADILIEEGFTSLEEVAYVPLQEMLEIEAFDEDTVNELRARAKDALLTMEIAQEESVEDAALDLRDLEGMTPELLAKLAEGNVHTRDELADLATDELVEMTGQTEDEATALIMKAREHWFDQDQA; encoded by the coding sequence ATGAATCGCGAACTGTTGATGCTGGTCGAGGCGATTGCCCGCGAAAAGAACGTCGAGCGTGACGTGGTGTTCGGCGCCATCGAAATGGCGCTGGCCCAGGCCACCAAGAAGCTGTACAACGGCGAGGTTGACATCCGTGTCGCCATCGACCGCGAGAGCGGCGAATACGAAACCTTCCGCCGCTGGCTGGTCGTGCCCAACGAGGCCGGCCTGCAGAACCCCGATGCCGAAGAACTGCTGATGGATGCGGAAGACCGCATCGCCGATATCGCCGTGGGCGATTTCATCGAAGAGCAGGTCGAGTCCGTGCCGATCGGCCGTATCGGCGCCATGACGGCCAAGCAGGTCGTGCTGCAGCGCATCCGTGATGCCGAGCGCGAAATGCTGCTGCGCGAATTCATGGAGCGTGGCGAGAAGATCTTCACCGGTACCGTCAAGCGCATGGACAAGGGCGACCTGATCGTCGAGAGCGGCCGCGTGGAAGGCCGCCTGCGCCGCAGCGAAACCATCCCGAAGGAAAACTTCCGCACCGGCGACCGCATCCGCGCCATGATCATGGAAGTGGACACCACGCTGCGTGGCGCGCCCATCCTGCTGTCGCGTTCCGCGCCCGAATTCATGGTCGAGCTGTTCCGCCAGGAAGTGCCCGAAATCGAACAGGGTCTGCTGGAGATCAAATCCTGCGCCCGTGACCCCGGCAGCCGTGCCAAGATCGCCGTGGTCGCCCATGACCAGCGCATCGACCCGATCGGCACCTGCGTCGGCGTGCGCGGCAGCCGCGTGACGGCCGTGACCAACGAGCTGGCCGGCGAGCGCGTGGACATCGTGCTGTGGAGTGAAGATCCTGCGCAATTCGTGATTGGCGCGCTGGCTCCGGCCAACGTGCAGTCCATCGTCGTGGACGAAGAAAAGCATGCTATGGATGTGGTGGTGGACGAGGAAAACCTCGCCGTGGCCATCGGCCGTGGCGGCCAGAACGTGCGTCTGGCCTCCGACCTGACCGGTTGGAAAATCAACATCATGGACGCGGCCGAGTCTGCCGAGAAGCAGGCCAACGAGCAGCACGAGCTGCGCACGCTGTTCATGAGCAAGCTGGATGTGGACGAAGAAATCGCCGACATCCTGATCGAAGAGGGCTTTACCAGCCTGGAAGAAGTCGCCTACGTTCCGCTGCAGGAAATGCTGGAAATCGAGGCGTTCGACGAGGACACCGTCAACGAGCTGCGTGCCCGTGCCAAGGATGCCCTGCTGACCATGGAAATCGCCCAGGAGGAGAGCGTGGAAGACGCTGCACTCGACCTGCGCGACCTGGAAGGCATGACGCCCGAACTGCTGGCCAAGCTGGCCGAAGGCAACGTGCATACGCGTGACGAGCTGGCCGATCTGGCGACTGATGAACTGGTCGAGATGACCGGCCAAACTGAGGATGAGGCGACTGCGCTCATCATGAAAGCCCGCGAGCACTGGTTCGACCAGGATCAGGCGTAA
- the rimP gene encoding ribosome maturation factor RimP — MSLQSLVEQTVQGLGLDLVEIERSAGGLLRITIDLPWMPEHAALPEQFVTIEDCEKVTRQLQYALEVDGIDYNRLEVSSPGIDRLLRHGNDFLRFVGEEVDITLKEPIGPNESSIAANRKKFRGTLEQTDSGWQIVWSDAPPVKPGQRVSKKKAPPPLQALGFVLDEVREARLAPVVDFKGRRKPAAANPAQEQPRPENDAQDTE, encoded by the coding sequence GTGTCGCTACAAAGTCTGGTCGAGCAAACAGTACAAGGATTGGGCCTGGATCTGGTCGAGATTGAACGCTCGGCAGGCGGATTGCTGCGCATCACCATTGATTTGCCCTGGATGCCCGAGCACGCGGCCCTGCCCGAGCAGTTCGTCACCATCGAGGATTGCGAGAAAGTCACCCGCCAGTTGCAGTACGCACTGGAAGTGGACGGCATCGATTACAACCGCCTCGAAGTGTCCTCGCCCGGCATTGATCGCCTGCTGCGCCACGGCAACGATTTCCTGCGTTTCGTCGGCGAGGAAGTCGACATCACGCTGAAAGAGCCGATCGGCCCGAACGAATCCAGCATCGCAGCCAACCGCAAGAAGTTCCGCGGCACGCTGGAGCAGACCGACAGCGGCTGGCAGATCGTGTGGAGCGATGCGCCGCCGGTCAAGCCGGGTCAGCGCGTCAGCAAGAAGAAGGCGCCGCCGCCGCTACAGGCTCTGGGTTTCGTGCTCGATGAGGTGCGCGAGGCCCGTCTGGCTCCCGTGGTCGATTTCAAGGGCCGCCGCAAGCCGGCCGCTGCCAACCCCGCGCAAGAACAACCCCGTCCCGAGAACGACGCACAAGATACGGAGTAA